The window GAGGAGTGAAAATCAGCAACCTTTAAAAATCCTCAATCAGAGAGCGATATGGCCGACCTTGTGCCTGGACTAATCATTTGTCTGATGGCAGTGCAGACCATTCAGCATGATGGTAAGTTGACTAAAATACTATCAGTTTACCAAAAGGATGACTGCATTTATTCTTTAAGCCAGGGTCCCAGATGAGATACTATTTACACTGGGACTTTTTTGACCCCAACTGGTAAAGGGCTCATTTAAAGTCTCAACTCAAAGTTACAAAACACAGGTTTAACTATATTAGTATAgctataaaaaatataaattaaaaatactaaaataaaggATAATTAACATGCATAAATAGAAATGTCTGCTTGCTTcatgaaaaagaacaagaggTATACTTAGAAAGTCTTGTGATGAATACAGGacacaacacaagacaacaCAAGACAACAAAAGCCAACGGGATGAAGTAAAatttctgtttgatgttttaatgtagtttcaaatgtatttttcttatataattattttttttaaagccataaacattgtttttctaCCCATATACAGGGAATAGAACTGGGACCACAGCCAATAAACAACCTGGTGTGATACCAAAAACTTTCAGGGGGAAGATTTACAAACTCAACCACACAAACCAGAGGCCGACCCCGCTCCATCCCAGCACAGCCCCAAGGCTAATTGTGAACCCAGACGATGCTGCGACGGCCTATACCACAGGGGTCCTTAGCACCTGGGTCATACCTTCATCTTACATACTGGCCATGCTGGTGGGTATCCCCTCCAACGCCTATATTCTGACCTTCCTCAGAGTCAGACTCAGAGCCAAGTCCTTGTCCACAGTAATTCTTTACCTGAACCTGGCCTTGTCTGACCTGGTCCTCCTGTTTTCCCTGGTACTGCGTGTTCACTACCATTTCAACGGAAACAACTGGATATTTGGGGAAATCTCCTGCCGGCTGATCACAGCCTTGTTTTATGGCAACGTTTACTGTTCGGCTCAGACTATAGCATGCATCAGTCTGAAGCGCTACCTGGCTGTGGTCAGACCGTTCTTGTACAGAAGACTTGCTAAGACTACACTGGCAGTGTGGACCTGCATGATTGTGTGGTTCCTGTTTGGGGCTGCTATTGTGCCTGAGCTCCTGGTCAGGCAGAGCTACCAGCTTACGCAGCTGGGGGTCACCACATGCCATGATGTACTTCCCCTGGAAGAAAAATCCCATTCCCAGCTGTTGCCATACAGGCTGATGCTGGTTTGTCTGGGCTTCATAGTGCCTTTCCTGATTTGCATTTATGCCCACATAGCAGTGGTGTACCACCTAGGTCAATCTGGTTGTGACTGGAGACCATTTATCAGGGTCAGCACTCTGGTTTTCATCATATTCGCAGTGTGTTTCTTGCCTAGTGGCATCCTGCACATTGTCCACTACATCCGCCTGTTGTCCGGTGGGGATGACAGACTGTACGGATATTACAGAGTagctgtgtgtctctgctgctTCCACAGTTGTCTGGATCCCTTCCTGTGTATGCTCATTTCTAAGACGGCAGCTTCAGAACTACAATTCATCTCTCTCCGTGGGATGCCTCAGAGGCTGGCTGTTATGATGTGAGACTGGATGTGTGTGCTTAGAAAAACTATTGCACTGCTGAACTATTGTTGAGTCACAGCAGGGAAGCACAAGCCCCGACACGATGATGTGAACTGTTCAATCTGTGAATTTAACAGGGTTAAGTCATACCACAATCTCTGATAGGTCCAGAATAACCTTTGTCACAAAGTCTGTTTTCACATCTTTGTACAGTATGAAGAAAGGAATATGCAGACTGTGTAATCTGTACAAGCCTGTCATGTCAACCCAGCAACATCTCAGATTGAGAAACCGGTGACACAAAGAGTATGGTGACAACAGATAACCTATCCTCCATTTTTCCCT is drawn from Thunnus albacares chromosome 2, fThuAlb1.1, whole genome shotgun sequence and contains these coding sequences:
- the f2rl2 gene encoding proteinase-activated receptor 3 is translated as MADLVPGLIICLMAVQTIQHDGNRTGTTANKQPGVIPKTFRGKIYKLNHTNQRPTPLHPSTAPRLIVNPDDAATAYTTGVLSTWVIPSSYILAMLVGIPSNAYILTFLRVRLRAKSLSTVILYLNLALSDLVLLFSLVLRVHYHFNGNNWIFGEISCRLITALFYGNVYCSAQTIACISLKRYLAVVRPFLYRRLAKTTLAVWTCMIVWFLFGAAIVPELLVRQSYQLTQLGVTTCHDVLPLEEKSHSQLLPYRLMLVCLGFIVPFLICIYAHIAVVYHLGQSGCDWRPFIRVSTLVFIIFAVCFLPSGILHIVHYIRLLSGGDDRLYGYYRVAVCLCCFHSCLDPFLCMLISKTAASELQFISLRGMPQRLAVMM